From the Kitasatospora atroaurantiaca genome, the window GATGGCCGAGCTGCTCACCATGGCGGGAGCGCTCGGCGCGCTGCCCGAGCCCGAGCTGAGCACCGAGGTCAGGACGGTCCAACGCGCCCAGCTGATGGCCGCGTTCGAGCAGGCCTGGGCCGGTGGACCGGCGGCGCGGGTGCCGCAGCAGCGCAGGCATCGAGCGGCCGGGGCGGCCCAGCGCAGCCGCTGGGGTCGCCGGCTCGCGATCGGCGGGCTGGTCGCCGGGGTCGCCGTCGGGAGCTTCGCGGGCGCCGCCGCGGCGAGCACCAACGCCCTTCCCGGGGACGCGCTTTACGGGATGAAGCGCGGCCTGGAGGGTCTCCAGCTGGACTGGGCGGGCTCCGACACCGAGCGCGGCGCACTGCTCCTCGACCAGGCCTCGACCCGGCTGGAGGAGGCGCAGGACCTGCTCGGGCGGGCCGGTTCGCCGTCCGGGCTCAGTGCGGGCACCGTCGAGCAGGTCCGCCGGGCGCTGGACGACATGCACGCCGAGGCCATCCGGGGGCGGGACTTGCTCCGCTCGGTCTACCGCAGCAACGGTTCGCTCGCGCCGATGCGCAAGCTGGCCGGCTTCGCCGACGGTGAGGACGAGCGCTGGGCCGCCCTGCACGGCAAGCTGCCCGGGCAGCTGACCACCCAGGCCAGCAGGGTCGACGAACTCTTCAGCGACATAAGCGAGGACGTCGCGCCCCTGCACCTGGAGCAGCAGCCCGGCAAGGGCGGCGGTCCCGGTCACGGTGGGGCGGGCGGCGGCCAGCAGGCCCCCGGCTCGACCAGCAGCCCGGCCCAGGGCGAGGCGCAGGGCTCGGCGGACACGCCGAACTCGCGCGGCTCCTCCGGTGGTACGGCCCACGGCGGTCCGGCGCCGGGCGGTGCCGCCGCCGGTGTCGGCAGCCTGGTCAACGGACTCACCAACGGACTGACCGGCAGCGGGGCTTCCAGCAGCCCGGCGGCCGGCCAGAGCCCCAAGTCCGGTGACTCGGCCGCCCCGTCCGCCCCGGCGCAAGGTACGCCGGACGGTCAGGGCATCACCATCCCGCCGCTGATCCCCGGCCTGCTGCCGGAGATCACGCTGGGCTGAGATGACGCGGAAGTGGCTGTGAGCACAGTGCTCACAGCCACTTCCGCATCTCGGGGGGCCTGCTAGAAGAAGACCGAACGCCGTTGCACCAGAAGCTTGTAGAGGGTGTGCTGGATGGTCTCGCGCACCTGGTCGGTCAGGTTGAAGACCAGCATCGGGTCGTCCGCCGCCTCCGGCGGGTGGCTGTCGGTCGCGATCGGCTCGCCGAACTGGATGGTCCACTTGGTCGGCAGCGGCACCGCCCCGAGCGGCCCGAGCCACGGGAAGGTCGGCGTGATCGGCACGTACGGCAGGCCGAGCAGCCGGGCCAGCGTCTTGGCGTTCCCGATCATCGGGTAGGTCTCCTCGGCCCCGACGATCGAGCAGGGAACGATCGGCACCTGAGCACGCAGGGCCGAGGCGACGAACCCGCCCCGCCCGAAGCGCTGCAGCTTGTACCGCTCGGAGAAGGGCTTGCCGATCCCCTTGAAGCCCTCCGGCCAGACCCCGACCACCTCGCCGCGTTCCAGCAGCGCCTGGGCATCCTCGTTGCAGGCCAGGGTGTGCCCGGCCTTACGGGCCAGCTCGCCCGCCACCGGCATGACGAAGACCAGGTCGGCGGCGAGCATCCGCAGGTGCCGCTGCTGCGGGTGGTGGTCGTGGATGGCGACCTGGGTCATCAGGGCGTCCAGCGGGATCGTCCCCGAGTGGTTGGCGACGATCAGCGCCCCGCCCTCGGCCGGGATGTTCTCGACACCGCGTACCTCGACCCGGAAGTACTTCTCCGCCAGCGGGCGCAGCAGCGAGAGGAAGACCTCCTCGGTGAGCTCCCGGTCGAAGCCGAACTCGTCCACCTCGTAGTCGCCGGTGATCCGACGGCGCAGGAAGGCCAGGCCGTTGGCGGCACGGCCCTCCCAGCCCTTGCCGAAGGCCCTGGTGGCCGCCGAGCCGAGCGGGCCCGCCAGTGCCCCGCCGACGGCCTCGGCGATCCGGTCCGCCAGGTGCCCCTGCTCCCCGCTGCCGTGCCAGCTCGGCGCGGACTCGATCGGGATGACCCTCGCCTCGCCGGGTGCGTACTCTCTCGCGGCAGTCATCGCAGCCTCAGCTCCTCGACGAGTTGGACGGGTGGGACGGGTGGGACGGGCGGGGCGGGTCTGACGGCTCGGGGCCCAGCAGCGCCGCCAGCCGGTCCGTGACGGCGGTCAGCCGCTCGGGCGGCAGCAGCCCGGTCGACTGGACGGCCGCGAAGTCGGCGAAGGCCTCCGGGGTGCTGAACTTCGGCGTGTACCCGAAGGTTTCGCGCAGCTGCGTGGTGTCGACCACCCGGCCGTGGGTGAGCAGCCGGATCTGCTCGGGCGAGATGTCGGCCACCCGGGTCTGCCGGACCAGGCCGGCGACCAGGCTGAGCGCGGGGAGCAGCAGGGGTACGGTCGGGCGGCCGAGCCGGCGGGCGCACTGGGAGAGCAGCAGCACGCCCTCGCCCGCGACGTTGAACGTCCCGGTGTTGGTGGTGCCGCGCCGGGGTTCGAGCGCCGCCAGCCGGAGCACCTCCACGGCGTCGTCCTCGTGGATGAACTGCAGGCGCGGGTCGTGCCCGAGCACGGTCGGCAGCACCGGCAGCGCGAAGTAGTCGCTGAGCGGGGTGTCCCCGGCCGGGCCGAGGATGTTGGCGAAGCGCAGCACGGTGACCGCGACGTCGGGCCGGCGCCGGGCGAAGCCGCGGACGTACCCCTCGACCTCGGCGGCGTCCTTGGCGAAGCCGCCCCGGGGCAGGTCCTTGGGCTGCATCCGCTCGCCGAAGACGGCCGGGTCGCGCGGCGCGGAGCCGTACACGCCGGTGGTCGACTTCACCACCAGGCGGCGCAGGCCGGGGGCCTTCTGGCAGGCACCGAGCAACTGCATGGTGCCGATGACGTTGGTCTCCTTGACCGCGGCACGGCCGCCGGGGCCCGAGGCGCTGACGTTGAGGTGCACCACCGTGTCGACGTCGTGCTCGGCCATCACCCGGGCGATGGCCGGGCGGCGCAGGTCGACCTGGACGAAGCGGAAATCAGGATGAACGTTCCCGCGCGGCGCCCGCACGTCCACGCCGACCACCAGGTCGACGTCGGGACGGCGGCTGACCGCCGCGGCGAAGCGGGCACCGAGATGGCGTGCCACGCCGGTGACGAGCACGACCTTGCCCACTGCCCTGCGCCCTCCTCGGCCGAAGATCGAGCTGAAGCCCTGCCTGCACCGTACCGCGCGCCTGTTTCCACGACGCAAACGCCACTGCCCGCCCCGGCAATATCCACCGGGACGGGCAGTGCGCACACCTGGCGCGCAGGGCGCGACCGTGGGTGTTACTTCTTGTTGCGACGCTGAACGCGAGTGCGCTTCAGAAGCTTGCGGTGCTTCTTCTTGGCCATACGCTTGCGACGCTTCTTGATGACAGAGCCCACGGAACAACCCTCGCTCACTAAGACTCTCGCCCGTGAGAGACGGAGTCCATACGACTGACGGAGCGCCTAGCCTACCTTCCGCACGGCCAGCGCAGTAATCGTGCCCGGAACGTGCGGGAAATCTGTGGCAAACGGGTGCCGGGCCCACCGGCTGTGGGCCCGCACCACTGGTCGGTCCTACGCGCTCTCGAGGCGCACGTAGGAGTCCTTCAGGTACTCGTGCACCGCCTGTTCGGGGACCCGGAAGGAGCGGCCGACCCGGATGGCCGGAAGCTCTCCACTGTGCACCAGCCGGTACACCGTCATCTTGGACACCCGCATGACCGAGGCAACCTCCGCCACGGTCAGGAAGACGACCTCCTGCAGGGGGCGTTCGCCGGAACTCATGACCTCACCCGACCCTTACCCGTGTGCAAGGCACCGGCTTCCCCTCCGGTGACTCCACCGGCACACGTGTATCCCCAGAGTAGTTAAGGGTGGTACCAGTGGGAAGAGGGGGAAGCTCAGTCCTTGTACGGTGCGAGATCCGCCCGTTGCAGTACGTAGTCACTCAGCGCCCTGTAGCACTCCGGCCGCGCACCGTCGTCCACCGGTACGACCACCTCGACCGTGCCCTCGGCCTCGCCGACGAACGGCGCCGGGTCGTTGGAGTCCGCGAAGCCGCCCGCCGGGATGCCGAGCCGGCCGGCCCCGCAGAGCCAGCCGTGGTCGCCCAGCACCAGGTCGGGCAGCGGTTCGCCGGCCTCGGTGAGGGCGGCCAGCGCCAGCCGTACGGGCTGTGCCGAGTGGGTGTGCAGCAGGGTCTCGGAGCTGATTCTGCCCGCCCGCGACGGCGGTGCGTCAAGAGCCCGGACGACGGCCACCGAGCGGACGTAGTCGAGGGTGCAGGTCCGGGTCCCGTCGGGGGTGGGCTCACGGAAGCGCGTACCCCGCGCGGGGGTGCGCAGGGTGCAGCCGGCTGCTTCGAGCGCCCGGGCGAGCGCCGCGTGGAAGCCGGTGAGCTTGGTCGGGTGCCCGGTGCCGGCCAGCACGGTGCCCCGGCGGCGGGCGGTGCGGCGGACCAGGGCGGCGAGCCGGTCCAGGCCGTCCAGGGTGCGCTCGGGGTCGATGGTGTCCGGCCCCTGGCCGTAGGAGAAGTCGGGGTGGACGCCGCACCGCTCGGCCATCAGGTCGAGCACCGCGCCGGGGCCCCAGCGGCGCTCGGGGTCCAGTCCCATCAGCGCGCCCGGGTCGCCCTGGCCGAAGAGACGGTAGCTGCGGAGGTTCTTCTGACGCGGTGTCGGGATGTCCGGGCCGGCCAGCCGATGGCGGATCAGGTGGGCGCGGAGCTCCGCCCGGTTCACGGAATGAGCCCGTGGTGCGGGAAGACCGCACGACGGGCGGCCAGGACGGCCTGGTCGAGGCGGTCCTCGGGGTCGTAGCCGTGGTCGTGGAAGTCCCGCCAGTCGGGCTTGGCACCGTCGGTCATCAGCAGCGGCCCTTCCTGCCCGGTCAGGCGGAAGACCTCGCCGCGCCACACCTCGGGCGTCTCGGCGGCCGGGTCGACGGGCCGCCCGGCGGCGATGCCGACCAGGTGCGTCCAGGCTCTCGGGACGACGTCGATCACGGCGTAGCCGCCACCGCCGAGGGCGACCCAGCGGCCGTCGGCGTAGTGGTGCGCCAGGTCGTGCACGGCCTCGGCCACCATGCGCTGGGCGTCCAGGGTGACGGCGAGGTGGGCCAGCGGGTCGTCGAGGTGGGTGTCCGCACCGTGCTGGCTGACCACCACCTGGGGGCGGAACGCACCGAGCAGCTCGGGGACGAAGGCGTGGAAGGCACGAAGCCAGCCGGCGTCGCCGGTACCGGCGGGCAGCGGGAGGTTGGCCGCCGAACCGGGGGCGTCGGGGCCGCCGGTCTCGGTGGACCAGCCGGTCTGCGGGAAGAGGGTGGCCGGGTGCTCGTGGATCGAGACGGTGAGCACCCTTGGGTCGTTCCAGAAGGCCTGCTGCACCCCGTCGCCGTGGTGGACGTCCATGTCGACGTACGCGACCCGCTCGGCACCGAGCTCCAGCAGGCGGGCGACGGCGAGGGCGGCGTCGTTGTAGATGCAGAAGCCCGAGGCCCGGTCGGGCATCGCGTGGTGCAGGCCGCCGGCGAAGTTGACGGCGTGTCCGGCCTCGCCGCGCCAGACCGCCTCGGCGGCGGCCACGGACTGACCGGCGATCAGGGCGGAGGCGGTGTGCTGGGCAGCGAAGGCCCAGTTGTCCTCGGTACCGAGGCCGTGCCGCCGGTCGACGTGGGTCGGGTCGGCCGCGACGCGCTTGACCGCCTCGACGTACTCGGCGGTGTGCACCAGGCGCAGCGTGGAGTCTCCGGCGGGCCGTGCGGCGCGGACGGTCACGCCGGGCGCGGTGGTGAGCTCGAAGGCCTCCACCAGCCGCATGGTGAGCGCCAGCCGGGTCGGGTCCATCGGGTGGTCGGGGCCGAAGTCGTACGCGGTGACGCCCTCGTCCCAGTAGAGGTGCAGGCCGCGGGGGGCGTCACGCTCGGCTTCGGACATGGTCCAACGGTAGTGGCTGGGTGACCCTCGCCCGGCGCAGGGGCACACCCGGCCGGGTCAGGACGTCTCGGCGGGGGCGCTCTCGCGCAGTGGCCGGGCGGCGGCGGTGGGTGCGGGGGCGAAGTGGGCGCCGAGGGGCAGGATCCCCAGCACCAGCAGCATGGGCGCGAGCAGCGCGAGGCGGTAGGAACTGGCGTCCGCCACGGCGCCGACCAGCGGGGAGCCGACCAGGAACCCGACGTAGTTGAAGAGATTGAGCCGGGCCACGGCTGCGTCGGAGTCCTGCGGGAAGAGCCGGCCGCCGGCCGCGAAGACCTGCGGGATGATCGCGCAGATCCCCAGGCCCAGCACGGTGAAGCCGGCGATCCCGGCCCACGGCGCGGGCGCGGCGGCGGCGATGGCGAAGCCGAGCGCCGCCACGGCCGCGCCGGTCCGCACCACCGGGACGGCGCCCCAGCGCTGCACACCCCGGTCGCCGAGGGTGCGGCCGAGCAGCATGGCGACCATGTAGCCGAGGTAGGAGAGCTTGGCGACGTCCTCGGGGCTGTGCAGGCCGTCGGTGAGGTACTTGACGCTGTAGTTGGAGACGGAGGCGTCCGCGATGTAGGCGACGGCCATCGCCAGGCAGAGCGGCAGCAGCGGCTTCCAGGGGATCGAGCGGGCTGCCGCCTCGGCGGCCTCCCGTACGGCGTCGCCGAGTTCGGCGCGGCCGGCGAAGCGGGTGCCGGCCAGCAGCGCGAGCGGGATGAGGACGCCCGCGGCGCCGCCGAAGAGGGTGGTCAGGCCGAGGTCGTAGTGTGCCCCGATCCCCGCGATCGCGGCGCCGACGATGCCGCCGAGGCTGAACGCGGCGTGGAAGCCCAGCATGATGCTGCGGCCGTAACGGTGCTGGAGACCGACGCCCAGCATGTTCATACTGGCGTCCAGAGCGCCCACCAGCAGGCCGAACGCCCCTAGGGCGAGCCCGAGTTGCCACAGCGCGTCGCCGAGGCCGACCCCGGCGAGGGTGAGGCAGACGGCGGGCTGGACGACCCGCAGGACGGCGCGGGCGCTGGTGCGCTTGACCAGCTGCTCGGAGCCGATCGAACCGACGCCGGCCAGGATCGGCACGGCGGCGAGGAAGACCGGCAGCAGGGAGTCGCTGAGCCCGTACTGCTTCTGGATCTCGGGGATGCAGGTGACCAGCAGCGCGAAGGTGATGCCCTGCAGCAGGAAGCTGACCGCCAGGGCCGCGCGGGCCTGCCGCAGGCGTGCCGTGATCTCCTGCTGCATGAACGACCTCGCTACTCACCGGTAAGCGGATGTTGGCGAGAGCGTAGGTGCTCGGGCGGCTTTGCGGGAGGGGTGCGACCGAACTGTTCTCAGCCGGTCTCAGAGCGCCGGCAGCGCGAGCACCTCGGGGAGCTCGGTGAGCAGGCCGGTCGCGCCGGCGTCGGTGAGCCTGGCGGGGGCGGTGAGGGCGGCGTAGCCGTACACGTCCATCGCGGCGGCGCGGGCGGCCAGGACGCCGTTGCGGCTGTCCTCGACCACCAGGCAGCGGGCGGGCTCGGCGCCCAGCGTGGCGGCGGCGTGCAGGAAGAGGTCGGGGGCGGGCTTGCCGACGCCGACGTCCTGGGCGCTGAAGATCCGCTGCTCGGCGAAGTACCCGCGCAGGCCGGTGAGGTCGAGGGCGGTACGGATCCAGGAGTGGTGGGCGGAGGAGGCCAGACAGTACGGGACGCCGCGCTGCTGAAGGGTCTTCAGCACCTGCTCGGCCCCGCGGACGGCGGTGAGCTCGCGCTCGAAGGCGGCGAAGACCCGGCCGTGGAAGAGCTCGTCGAAGCCTTCGGGCAGCCGAGCGCCGTACCGCTCGCCGATCACGTCGTGCACGGTGTGCGCGGCGCAGCCCATGTAGTCCCGGTAGGAGTCCTCGACGGTGGTCGGGTAGCCGAGTTCGGTGAGGTACTCGGCCAGCACCCGGTTGGAGATCGGCTCGCTGTCCACGAGCACACCGTCATTGTCGAAGATCACCAGGTCGTACGTCATTTGGTTGAGCCTACTTGCGAGGGCAACCCGAGCAGGGGCGCGAGTCTCTGCTCGATCAACTGCGTGCGCGATCAACCGTGCACGTCCGCAGGTCCCCCTCGCGCAGTTCCCCGCGCCCCTGGGGTGCCCAGTTGCACACGTTACTTGCCGCCGGAGGCGAGCTCGCGGGAGCGGTCGCGGGCCGCCTCCAGCGCGCCGAGCAGCGCCGCGCGGACCCCGTGGTTCTCCAGCTCGCGGATGGCCGCGATGGTGGTTCCCGCCGGAGAGGTGACGGCCTCGCGCAGCTTGACCGGGTGCTCGCCGGAGTCGCGCAGCATGATCGAGGCGCCGATCGCCGACTGGACGATCAGGTCGTGCGCCACGTGCCGGGGCAGGCCCAGCAGGATTCCGGCGTCCGTCATCGCCTCGACCAGGAAGTAGAAGTACGCCGGGCCCGAGCCGGAGAGCGCGGTGGCCGCGTCCTGCTGGGACTCCGGCAGGCGCAGCGCCTTGCCCACCGAGCGGAAGATCTCCTCCGCCCGCTCCAGGTGCTTCTCCTCGGCGTGCGAGCCGCCGGAGATCACGCTCATGCCCTCGTCCACCAGGACGGGCGTGTTGGGCATCACCCGGACCACTGGCGTACCGGCGGCGAGGCGGGCCTCGAACCAGGCGGTCGGGATACCGGCGGCGGCCGAGATGACCAGCCGGTCGGGGCTGACGTGCGGGGCGAGTTCGTCCAGCAGCGAGCCCATGTCCTGCGGCTTCACGGCCAGGATCAGGGTGTCGGCGAGCTTGGCGGCCTCGGCGTTGGTCACCACGGCGACGCCGTACCGGGTCACGAGCTCCTCCGCGCGCTCCGGGCGGCGGGCGGTGACCATGACGTCGGCCGGGTCCTTGCCCGCGCGCAGCAGGCCGGAGAGCAGGGCCTCCCCGATCTTGCCGGTGCCGAGGAAGGCGATCTTCTGTCCGTGTGCGCTGCTGCTGCTCATGGCCGCTCCTTCGTACGCTGCTGGGGCCATCCTCGCACCGGGGCGGGCGGCGGGGCGGGGACGTCCACGCTGTGGTCGGGCGACGGCAATGTGCATGGCAGACACCCGGCCCGGCGGCCGGTGTCCGTCGGTACCGTCCCCGGCCGGACCGGGCGCTCGTACCTTCGCGGCACCCCCACGAAGGAGCCGCACCATGAGAACCGGACGGATCGAGAGAACCTGGTGGGCCGCGTTGACGCTGCTCGCCGTCCTGGCCGGCCTGCTGACGCTGGGCCCCGGCCGGGCGCACGCCGCCACCCTGACGCAGGTCACCGGCTTCGGGACCAACCCCGGCAACCTGCAGATGTACCGCTACGTCCCCGACGGCCTGCCGAGCGGCCGGCCCCTGGTGGTGGCCCTGCACGGGTGCACCCAGTCGGCGTCCGCCTACGACGACGAGACCGGCTGGACGAAGTGGGCCGACCAGTGGGGCTTCGCCCTGGTGCTGCCGCAGCAGCAGTCGGCGAACAACTCCAGCAGCTGCTTCAACTGGTTCCAGGCGGGTGACTTCTCCCGTGACCAGGGCGAGGCGCTCTCGGTGCGCCAGATGGTCGACCGGATGAAGGCCGACTACGGCAGCGACGCGACCCGGGTGTACGTCACCGGCCTGTCGGCGGGTGGTGCGATGACGGCGGCCCTGCTCGCCGACTACCCGGACGTCTTCGCGGGCGGCGGCGTGGTCGCCGGGCTGCCGTACCACTGCGCCACCACCCAGGTCGAGGCCTCCGTGGACTGCATGACCAACGGCAAGAACCTCACCCCGCAGCAGTGGGGCGACCTGGTGCGCGGCGCCTACCCCTCGTGGACCGGCGGCCACCCCAAGGTCTCGATCTGGCACGGCAGTTCGGACTCCCTGGTGAAGCCGAGCAACCTCACCGAGCTGATGGAGCAGTGGACGAACGCCAACGGCATCGGCCAGACGCCCACCACCAGTGACACCGTCGGCGGCTACCCCCACCAGGTGTACACGGACGCCGGCGGGCAGGCGCGGGTGGAGACCTACTCGATCACCGGGATGGGCCACGGACAGCCGGTCGACCCGGGCACGGGCTCGACGCAGTGCGGGACGGCGGGCGCGTACGTGCTGGACGTCAACATCTGTGCCTCGTACTGGATCGGCAGGTTCTGGGGCCTGGACGGCAGCTCCACCCCCAGCCCCTCCCCCACCCCCACCACGGGCCCCTCGACCGCCACCCTCGCCGACGACACCACCCTCGACGGCTATGTGAAGGCCGCCGCCGACGGGAGTTCACCCGCCGTCGGCACCCTGTCCGGCTCGCTCGGCCTGGCCGTCGGCCGGGGCACCGACGGCAAGCAGAAC encodes:
- a CDS encoding HAD family hydrolase produces the protein MTYDLVIFDNDGVLVDSEPISNRVLAEYLTELGYPTTVEDSYRDYMGCAAHTVHDVIGERYGARLPEGFDELFHGRVFAAFERELTAVRGAEQVLKTLQQRGVPYCLASSAHHSWIRTALDLTGLRGYFAEQRIFSAQDVGVGKPAPDLFLHAAATLGAEPARCLVVEDSRNGVLAARAAAMDVYGYAALTAPARLTDAGATGLLTELPEVLALPAL
- a CDS encoding phosphatase — encoded protein: MNRAELRAHLIRHRLAGPDIPTPRQKNLRSYRLFGQGDPGALMGLDPERRWGPGAVLDLMAERCGVHPDFSYGQGPDTIDPERTLDGLDRLAALVRRTARRRGTVLAGTGHPTKLTGFHAALARALEAAGCTLRTPARGTRFREPTPDGTRTCTLDYVRSVAVVRALDAPPSRAGRISSETLLHTHSAQPVRLALAALTEAGEPLPDLVLGDHGWLCGAGRLGIPAGGFADSNDPAPFVGEAEGTVEVVVPVDDGARPECYRALSDYVLQRADLAPYKD
- a CDS encoding extracellular catalytic domain type 1 short-chain-length polyhydroxyalkanoate depolymerase — protein: MRTGRIERTWWAALTLLAVLAGLLTLGPGRAHAATLTQVTGFGTNPGNLQMYRYVPDGLPSGRPLVVALHGCTQSASAYDDETGWTKWADQWGFALVLPQQQSANNSSSCFNWFQAGDFSRDQGEALSVRQMVDRMKADYGSDATRVYVTGLSAGGAMTAALLADYPDVFAGGGVVAGLPYHCATTQVEASVDCMTNGKNLTPQQWGDLVRGAYPSWTGGHPKVSIWHGSSDSLVKPSNLTELMEQWTNANGIGQTPTTSDTVGGYPHQVYTDAGGQARVETYSITGMGHGQPVDPGTGSTQCGTAGAYVLDVNICASYWIGRFWGLDGSSTPSPSPTPTTGPSTATLADDTTLDGYVKAAADGSSPAVGTLSGSLGLAVGRGTDGKQNRALLSFDTSGIPAGAVITGARLTVAYGSGSGDPFSGSRLVVDARTGCFGAAGTTGTDDWSAAVTAAEVATIGRFSSGSQTSTDLSPAGLAAITPGGTVQLRLSFDQALTSTAYLFLQRGANATLSVEYRR
- a CDS encoding 30S ribosomal protein bS22; amino-acid sequence: MSEGCSVGSVIKKRRKRMAKKKHRKLLKRTRVQRRNKK
- a CDS encoding lysophospholipid acyltransferase family protein — protein: MTAAREYAPGEARVIPIESAPSWHGSGEQGHLADRIAEAVGGALAGPLGSAATRAFGKGWEGRAANGLAFLRRRITGDYEVDEFGFDRELTEEVFLSLLRPLAEKYFRVEVRGVENIPAEGGALIVANHSGTIPLDALMTQVAIHDHHPQQRHLRMLAADLVFVMPVAGELARKAGHTLACNEDAQALLERGEVVGVWPEGFKGIGKPFSERYKLQRFGRGGFVASALRAQVPIVPCSIVGAEETYPMIGNAKTLARLLGLPYVPITPTFPWLGPLGAVPLPTKWTIQFGEPIATDSHPPEAADDPMLVFNLTDQVRETIQHTLYKLLVQRRSVFF
- the proC gene encoding pyrroline-5-carboxylate reductase, which produces MSSSSAHGQKIAFLGTGKIGEALLSGLLRAGKDPADVMVTARRPERAEELVTRYGVAVVTNAEAAKLADTLILAVKPQDMGSLLDELAPHVSPDRLVISAAAGIPTAWFEARLAAGTPVVRVMPNTPVLVDEGMSVISGGSHAEEKHLERAEEIFRSVGKALRLPESQQDAATALSGSGPAYFYFLVEAMTDAGILLGLPRHVAHDLIVQSAIGASIMLRDSGEHPVKLREAVTSPAGTTIAAIRELENHGVRAALLGALEAARDRSRELASGGK
- a CDS encoding acetoin utilization protein AcuC: MSEAERDAPRGLHLYWDEGVTAYDFGPDHPMDPTRLALTMRLVEAFELTTAPGVTVRAARPAGDSTLRLVHTAEYVEAVKRVAADPTHVDRRHGLGTEDNWAFAAQHTASALIAGQSVAAAEAVWRGEAGHAVNFAGGLHHAMPDRASGFCIYNDAALAVARLLELGAERVAYVDMDVHHGDGVQQAFWNDPRVLTVSIHEHPATLFPQTGWSTETGGPDAPGSAANLPLPAGTGDAGWLRAFHAFVPELLGAFRPQVVVSQHGADTHLDDPLAHLAVTLDAQRMVAEAVHDLAHHYADGRWVALGGGGYAVIDVVPRAWTHLVGIAAGRPVDPAAETPEVWRGEVFRLTGQEGPLLMTDGAKPDWRDFHDHGYDPEDRLDQAVLAARRAVFPHHGLIP
- a CDS encoding DUF5667 domain-containing protein, whose amino-acid sequence is MTANVLEHRRAKAFAEALEAHQAESRPGSSHHGGSTAMAELLTMAGALGALPEPELSTEVRTVQRAQLMAAFEQAWAGGPAARVPQQRRHRAAGAAQRSRWGRRLAIGGLVAGVAVGSFAGAAAASTNALPGDALYGMKRGLEGLQLDWAGSDTERGALLLDQASTRLEEAQDLLGRAGSPSGLSAGTVEQVRRALDDMHAEAIRGRDLLRSVYRSNGSLAPMRKLAGFADGEDERWAALHGKLPGQLTTQASRVDELFSDISEDVAPLHLEQQPGKGGGPGHGGAGGGQQAPGSTSSPAQGEAQGSADTPNSRGSSGGTAHGGPAPGGAAAGVGSLVNGLTNGLTGSGASSSPAAGQSPKSGDSAAPSAPAQGTPDGQGITIPPLIPGLLPEITLG
- a CDS encoding helix-turn-helix domain-containing protein, producing MSSGERPLQEVVFLTVAEVASVMRVSKMTVYRLVHSGELPAIRVGRSFRVPEQAVHEYLKDSYVRLESA
- a CDS encoding MFS transporter; this translates as MQQEITARLRQARAALAVSFLLQGITFALLVTCIPEIQKQYGLSDSLLPVFLAAVPILAGVGSIGSEQLVKRTSARAVLRVVQPAVCLTLAGVGLGDALWQLGLALGAFGLLVGALDASMNMLGVGLQHRYGRSIMLGFHAAFSLGGIVGAAIAGIGAHYDLGLTTLFGGAAGVLIPLALLAGTRFAGRAELGDAVREAAEAAARSIPWKPLLPLCLAMAVAYIADASVSNYSVKYLTDGLHSPEDVAKLSYLGYMVAMLLGRTLGDRGVQRWGAVPVVRTGAAVAALGFAIAAAAPAPWAGIAGFTVLGLGICAIIPQVFAAGGRLFPQDSDAAVARLNLFNYVGFLVGSPLVGAVADASSYRLALLAPMLLVLGILPLGAHFAPAPTAAARPLRESAPAETS
- a CDS encoding NAD-dependent epimerase/dehydratase family protein is translated as MGKVVLVTGVARHLGARFAAAVSRRPDVDLVVGVDVRAPRGNVHPDFRFVQVDLRRPAIARVMAEHDVDTVVHLNVSASGPGGRAAVKETNVIGTMQLLGACQKAPGLRRLVVKSTTGVYGSAPRDPAVFGERMQPKDLPRGGFAKDAAEVEGYVRGFARRRPDVAVTVLRFANILGPAGDTPLSDYFALPVLPTVLGHDPRLQFIHEDDAVEVLRLAALEPRRGTTNTGTFNVAGEGVLLLSQCARRLGRPTVPLLLPALSLVAGLVRQTRVADISPEQIRLLTHGRVVDTTQLRETFGYTPKFSTPEAFADFAAVQSTGLLPPERLTAVTDRLAALLGPEPSDPPRPSHPSHPSNSSRS